The proteins below are encoded in one region of Halorhodospira halochloris:
- a CDS encoding aspartate aminotransferase family protein has translation MMQALIPTYKRLPVAFTHGDGSWLYDDHGRAYLDGIAGIAVCVLGHSHPGVAAAIAEQARTLVHTSNLYRIPLQERLAERLCQLSGLDAAFFCNSGAEANEAAIKLARSHAQQRGITEPQIVVTEGAFHGRTLGALAATGNPQAQQGFAPLPEGFQRVPYADAEAIANLDDERISAVLIEPLQGEGGVKLPPADYLRRLRQICDERGWLLMIDEVQTGMGRTGQMFAFQHSGIRPDVITLAKALGNGLPIGACLADSKSSACLGPGSHGTTFGGNPMAARAALTVIDTLEQEHLVAHAASAGNALMHHLQERLAGTDGVKEIRGQGLMIGIELNQEATQLPLRALDKGLLINVTAGSVVRLLPPLNINDADLQHLADGVADLIGEHLAEYSA, from the coding sequence ATAATGCAAGCCCTTATCCCCACATACAAACGTCTACCCGTCGCCTTTACCCATGGCGATGGCAGTTGGCTATATGACGATCACGGCCGGGCCTACCTTGATGGCATAGCCGGGATAGCGGTCTGTGTCCTCGGCCACAGCCATCCGGGGGTGGCTGCTGCAATAGCCGAACAGGCGCGCACCCTGGTGCACACCTCCAACCTCTATCGCATACCGCTCCAGGAGCGCCTTGCCGAACGGCTCTGCCAGCTCAGCGGGCTGGATGCGGCATTCTTTTGCAATTCCGGCGCCGAGGCCAATGAGGCGGCCATCAAGCTAGCCCGCAGCCACGCTCAGCAGCGCGGCATCACTGAGCCACAGATAGTAGTAACCGAGGGGGCCTTCCACGGCCGCACCCTCGGGGCCTTGGCGGCCACCGGCAACCCCCAAGCGCAACAGGGCTTTGCCCCGCTGCCCGAGGGATTTCAGCGGGTCCCCTACGCCGATGCCGAGGCGATCGCCAACCTTGACGACGAGCGCATCAGCGCCGTGCTGATTGAACCGCTGCAAGGCGAAGGGGGGGTTAAACTCCCGCCAGCCGACTACCTCCGGCGGCTGCGCCAAATCTGCGATGAGCGCGGCTGGCTGCTCATGATTGACGAGGTGCAGACGGGCATGGGGCGCACCGGGCAGATGTTTGCCTTTCAGCACAGCGGTATCCGCCCTGATGTCATCACCTTGGCCAAGGCGCTCGGCAATGGCCTCCCGATCGGGGCCTGTTTGGCCGATTCCAAGTCTTCGGCGTGCCTCGGCCCGGGCAGCCATGGCACCACCTTCGGTGGCAACCCAATGGCAGCGCGCGCCGCCTTAACGGTTATCGACACCCTGGAGCAAGAGCATCTCGTCGCCCATGCCGCAAGCGCCGGCAACGCCCTAATGCACCACTTGCAGGAGCGCTTGGCCGGCACTGATGGAGTAAAAGAGATCCGCGGCCAGGGGTTGATGATCGGCATTGAGCTAAACCAAGAGGCTACGCAACTGCCCCTGCGAGCCCTGGATAAGGGCCTGCTGATAAACGTCACGGCGGGCTCAGTAGTCAGGCTCCTGCCGCCACTAAATATCAACGATGCTGATTTACAGCATCTCGCCGACGGTGTCGCCGACCTGATTGGCGAGCACCTCGCCGAATACTCGGCGTAA
- the rnt gene encoding ribonuclease T: MADTQIQQQDQQADETPPNDQNVHNGKAHQAETAAPSSGANGEKDAKGAEQDGPLIRTRFRGFLPVVVDVETGGLQAETDALLQIAAVILRYDQDSAQLYPAETHTCHVEPFEGSRIDPKALELNGIVPDHPLRMALSELEALRKIFNPVRQELRNTGCNRAVLVGHNSFFDLAFLNAAVERTDFKRNPFHPFSSFDTATLGGLAFAQTVLAKATRAAGLEWDKREAHSAIYDAEKTAELFCAIVNRWDEAVGRPSSFVPRHRSGGKNKSGKNKK; encoded by the coding sequence ATGGCCGACACTCAGATCCAACAGCAAGATCAGCAGGCGGATGAGACTCCCCCGAATGATCAGAATGTACACAATGGCAAGGCGCACCAGGCTGAAACAGCCGCGCCGAGCTCAGGTGCCAATGGTGAAAAGGATGCAAAGGGAGCAGAGCAAGACGGGCCGCTGATCCGTACCCGCTTTCGCGGCTTTTTGCCGGTGGTCGTAGATGTCGAGACCGGCGGCTTGCAAGCGGAGACCGACGCCCTGCTACAGATCGCTGCGGTGATCTTGCGCTATGATCAGGATAGTGCGCAGCTCTATCCAGCCGAGACGCACACCTGCCATGTTGAGCCGTTTGAGGGCTCGCGGATCGACCCGAAAGCCCTGGAGCTAAACGGTATTGTGCCCGACCACCCGTTGCGTATGGCCCTATCGGAATTGGAGGCACTGCGCAAGATTTTTAACCCGGTGCGCCAAGAACTGCGTAATACTGGCTGTAATCGGGCCGTGTTGGTTGGCCACAACTCCTTCTTCGATCTTGCCTTTCTCAACGCCGCGGTGGAGCGCACCGATTTTAAGCGCAATCCCTTCCACCCCTTCTCCAGCTTTGACACCGCCACCCTTGGTGGTCTCGCCTTCGCCCAGACGGTGCTGGCCAAGGCGACTCGCGCGGCCGGCCTAGAGTGGGATAAGCGCGAGGCGCATTCAGCCATCTATGATGCCGAGAAGACCGCCGAACTCTTCTGTGCCATTGTCAATCGGTGGGACGAGGCGGTGGGGCGGCCGTCGAGTTTTGTGCCGCGGCATAGATCGGGTGGTAAGAATAAAAGCGGTAAGAATAAGAAATAG
- the pyrC gene encoding dihydroorotase, whose product MQQLTIPRPDDWHLHLRDGATLRAVVAHSAQHFARAIVMPNLNPPVTTLEQASAYRDRILAALPAGSRFEPLMTLYLTDQTSAEQIEQAAASGIIAAVKLYPAGATTNSAAGVTDLRNCTGVLNTMSEIGLPLLIHGEQTSAAIDIFAREQAFIEQVFMPLRERHPDLKIVLEHVTSAAGAKLVCGSDTNLAATFTPQHLLYNRNDLLVGGLKPHFYCMPILKREDDRQALLEAATSGHPRLFLGTDSAPHPRSAKESACGCAGCFSAPIALGLYAEAFAQAGKLENLEAFASRNGPAFYGLPVNSETITLQKCSSPVPETYPGGDEQIVPLRAGESVAWSIA is encoded by the coding sequence ATGCAACAACTGACCATACCTCGCCCCGACGACTGGCACCTCCACCTGCGCGATGGCGCCACCCTGCGCGCGGTCGTAGCGCACAGCGCCCAACACTTCGCCCGGGCGATCGTCATGCCCAACCTCAACCCACCGGTAACCACCCTCGAGCAGGCCAGCGCTTACCGCGATCGTATCCTCGCCGCCCTGCCGGCCGGATCCCGCTTCGAGCCACTGATGACCCTCTATCTTACCGATCAGACCAGTGCCGAGCAGATCGAACAGGCTGCTGCCAGCGGCATTATCGCCGCCGTCAAGCTCTACCCGGCCGGCGCCACCACCAACTCCGCCGCCGGGGTTACCGATCTGCGTAACTGCACCGGTGTACTAAACACGATGAGCGAGATCGGGCTACCGCTGCTGATCCACGGTGAGCAGACCAGTGCCGCTATCGATATCTTTGCTCGCGAGCAGGCCTTCATCGAACAGGTATTCATGCCGTTACGAGAACGCCACCCGGATCTGAAGATCGTCCTCGAGCACGTCACCAGCGCCGCCGGGGCTAAACTAGTCTGCGGCAGCGACACTAACCTAGCCGCCACCTTCACCCCGCAGCACCTGCTCTACAATCGCAACGACCTACTCGTCGGTGGCCTCAAGCCACACTTTTACTGCATGCCAATCCTCAAGCGTGAGGACGATCGCCAGGCGCTATTGGAGGCCGCCACCTCGGGCCATCCGCGGCTCTTCTTAGGCACCGACTCCGCCCCCCACCCTCGCTCGGCCAAAGAGTCGGCCTGTGGCTGTGCCGGGTGTTTCTCGGCACCGATCGCCCTCGGCTTGTACGCCGAGGCCTTTGCGCAGGCGGGCAAACTGGAAAACCTTGAGGCCTTTGCCAGTCGCAACGGCCCGGCCTTTTACGGGCTACCGGTCAACAGCGAGACGATTACCTTGCAGAAATGCTCTAGCCCTGTCCCTGAGACCTACCCAGGTGGTGATGAGCAGATTGTGCCGCTGCGGGCCGGGGAGAGTGTGGCTTGGAGCATAGCTTAA
- a CDS encoding argininosuccinate synthase has translation MAEVKKVVLAYSGGLDTSVILKWLEETYGCEVVTFTADLGQGEELEPARRKAEAFGIKEIYVDDLREEFARDFVFPMFRANAIYEGEYLLGTSIARPLIAKRQIEIARETGADAVAHGATGKGNDQVRFELGYYGLEPGIKVIAPWREWDLNSRERLLEYAERHGIDIEGKTEDGGSPYSMDANLLHISYEGGVLEDTWTPAEEQMWRWSNSPEQAPDQPQLIDIEFAGGDPVAVDGERLSPAQLLSRLNELGCRHGIGRIDIVENRYVGMKSRGCYETPGGSILLRAHRAIESITLDRDAAHLKDEIMPRYAELIYNGYWFAPEREALQALIDKTQQDVEGVVRLKLYKGNVEVVGRQSPRSLFDASVATFEDDAGAYDQKDAAGFIRLNALRLRLGAKRGG, from the coding sequence ATGGCAGAAGTAAAAAAAGTCGTCCTTGCCTACTCTGGCGGTCTCGATACCTCGGTTATCCTCAAGTGGTTAGAGGAGACCTACGGCTGTGAAGTGGTTACCTTTACCGCCGATCTTGGTCAAGGCGAGGAACTGGAGCCGGCACGGCGCAAGGCCGAGGCGTTCGGCATCAAGGAGATCTATGTCGATGATCTGCGCGAGGAGTTTGCCCGCGACTTTGTCTTCCCCATGTTCCGGGCTAACGCTATCTACGAAGGCGAGTACCTGCTCGGCACCTCCATCGCCCGGCCGTTGATTGCCAAGCGGCAGATCGAGATCGCCCGCGAGACCGGTGCCGACGCCGTCGCTCACGGGGCCACCGGTAAGGGCAATGATCAGGTCCGCTTTGAGCTCGGCTATTACGGCCTGGAGCCCGGCATCAAGGTCATCGCCCCCTGGCGTGAGTGGGACCTCAACTCTCGCGAACGGCTGCTCGAGTACGCCGAGCGCCACGGTATAGATATTGAGGGTAAGACCGAGGATGGTGGTTCACCCTACTCAATGGATGCCAACCTGCTGCATATCTCCTACGAAGGCGGGGTGCTGGAGGATACTTGGACGCCCGCTGAGGAGCAGATGTGGCGCTGGAGCAACAGCCCGGAGCAGGCCCCGGATCAGCCGCAGCTGATCGATATAGAGTTCGCTGGCGGTGACCCGGTGGCCGTTGACGGTGAACGTCTCAGCCCGGCGCAGCTGCTATCCCGGCTCAATGAGCTCGGTTGCCGGCACGGCATCGGGCGCATCGATATCGTCGAGAACCGTTACGTCGGTATGAAATCGCGCGGCTGCTACGAGACCCCGGGCGGGAGCATTCTGCTGCGCGCCCATCGGGCGATCGAGTCGATTACCCTCGATCGGGATGCGGCCCATCTTAAAGATGAGATCATGCCGCGCTATGCCGAGCTGATTTATAACGGCTACTGGTTCGCCCCGGAGCGCGAGGCCCTGCAGGCGCTTATCGATAAGACTCAGCAGGATGTTGAGGGTGTGGTGCGGCTTAAGCTCTACAAGGGCAATGTCGAGGTGGTGGGTCGTCAGTCACCGCGCAGCCTGTTCGATGCCTCAGTCGCAACCTTCGAGGATGATGCCGGGGCCTACGATCAGAAGGATGCGGCCGGGTTTATCCGCCTCAACGCCCTGAGGTTGCGCCTCGGCGCGAAGCGGGGTGGTTGA
- the nth gene encoding endonuclease III yields the protein MDQTNRYEIFRRLREALPEPTTELHYSSPFELLIAVILSAQSTDRSVNAATAKLFAVANTAAQMLELGETGVKGYIENIGLYNNKARNIIAACQILLDKHGGELPRTRAELEELPGVGRKTANVILNTAFGEPTIAVDTHVFRLANRSGLAPGSTVREVEEGLTATTPEEFLRHAHHWLILHGRYTCTARRPRCRECIIADLCENGAD from the coding sequence GTGGATCAAACCAACCGCTACGAAATATTTCGCCGCCTGCGCGAGGCCCTGCCCGAGCCGACCACCGAGCTGCATTACAGCAGCCCTTTTGAGCTGCTTATCGCGGTGATCCTCTCGGCCCAAAGTACCGATCGCAGCGTCAATGCCGCGACGGCAAAGCTCTTCGCTGTTGCCAATACCGCGGCGCAGATGCTGGAGTTAGGCGAGACGGGGGTGAAGGGCTATATCGAGAATATCGGCTTGTACAACAACAAGGCCCGCAACATCATCGCCGCCTGCCAGATACTGCTCGACAAACACGGCGGTGAGCTGCCGCGCACCCGCGCCGAATTAGAGGAGCTACCAGGGGTCGGGCGCAAGACCGCCAACGTCATCCTCAACACCGCCTTCGGCGAGCCAACTATAGCCGTCGACACCCACGTCTTTCGCCTCGCCAATCGCAGCGGCTTGGCCCCCGGAAGCACTGTCCGCGAGGTCGAAGAGGGCCTGACGGCGACAACGCCGGAAGAGTTTCTGCGCCATGCTCACCATTGGCTAATCCTCCACGGCCGCTACACCTGCACGGCTCGGCGGCCGCGGTGTAGGGAGTGCATTATTGCCGATCTGTGTGAGAATGGCGCGGATTGA
- a CDS encoding electron transport complex subunit E, whose product MSANPPPSSKAIWYEGLWKNNAALVQLLGLCPLLAVTTTAMAGLGLGIATLLVVTASSIVVSLIRNWVPQDVRIPVFILIIASFVTIVELLVAAWLHDLYRTLGLFLPLIVTNCAILARAEAFASRQPVAPAALDGLATGAGFAAVLVVLGAMRELLGRGTLLDGADQLFGDIAANWTIELVDGDLFLLAILPPGAFIGLAVLLALKNRIEDRS is encoded by the coding sequence ATGAGCGCAAACCCACCGCCGAGCAGCAAAGCCATCTGGTATGAGGGGCTGTGGAAAAATAATGCCGCGCTTGTCCAGCTCCTCGGCCTCTGCCCCCTGCTCGCCGTTACCACTACGGCGATGGCTGGACTTGGCCTGGGGATCGCTACCCTGCTGGTGGTGACCGCCTCGAGCATAGTGGTCTCGCTGATCCGCAACTGGGTACCGCAGGACGTCCGTATCCCGGTGTTTATCCTCATCATCGCCTCATTCGTGACCATCGTCGAACTGCTGGTAGCGGCTTGGCTACACGATCTTTACCGCACCTTGGGCCTGTTTCTCCCCCTGATCGTCACCAACTGCGCTATACTCGCCCGCGCCGAGGCCTTCGCCTCGCGCCAACCGGTCGCCCCCGCCGCCCTCGATGGCCTGGCGACCGGCGCCGGCTTCGCCGCCGTGCTGGTAGTGCTCGGCGCGATGCGCGAGTTGCTCGGCCGGGGGACCCTACTCGACGGTGCCGATCAATTATTCGGCGATATTGCTGCCAACTGGACGATTGAACTGGTCGATGGCGATCTCTTCCTGCTCGCCATCCTCCCCCCCGGGGCCTTTATCGGCCTAGCCGTACTCCTGGCGTTGAAAAACCGCATCGAAGATCGCTCATAG
- a CDS encoding RnfABCDGE type electron transport complex subunit G yields MAWTASLRAGGVLAAFVGVGLALVAGVYELTAERISAAERQVVLDRLEAVLPEEHDNEPDADAYTIPSPIPGGEQARVYPAYSEGEFIAAAVEAQTPEGYAGPISLLIGIDPQGQIIAVRTVYHRETPGLGDAIEASRSDWIETFSGRSLADPPQEDWQLRGDGGEFDGITSATITARAVVDAVRKVLIDFQEQPERYQGDQQ; encoded by the coding sequence ATGGCCTGGACTGCCTCACTTCGCGCCGGAGGTGTACTCGCCGCCTTTGTCGGTGTCGGCCTAGCCCTGGTGGCCGGGGTCTATGAACTAACCGCGGAGAGGATCAGTGCCGCCGAGAGGCAAGTGGTCCTCGACCGCCTAGAAGCAGTCCTGCCAGAGGAACACGATAACGAACCCGACGCCGACGCCTACACCATACCCTCACCGATCCCCGGCGGCGAACAGGCGCGCGTTTACCCTGCCTACAGCGAAGGAGAGTTCATAGCCGCAGCGGTCGAAGCACAGACCCCTGAGGGCTATGCCGGACCGATCAGCCTGCTGATCGGCATCGACCCGCAAGGCCAGATCATCGCAGTGCGCACCGTCTACCACCGCGAGACCCCCGGCCTTGGCGACGCCATAGAGGCGTCCCGCAGCGACTGGATAGAGACCTTTAGCGGCCGCTCACTCGCCGACCCACCCCAAGAGGACTGGCAACTGAGAGGCGATGGCGGCGAGTTCGACGGCATTACCAGTGCGACCATAACGGCGCGGGCAGTTGTCGACGCAGTGCGTAAGGTTCTTATCGACTTCCAAGAGCAGCCCGAGCGATATCAAGGTGATCAACAATGA
- a CDS encoding RnfABCDGE type electron transport complex subunit D yields the protein MATQTTPRIMGEVLLASIPAAAVMVWLFGVGILLNTGAALLAALLAEVLGAHARGQSPRVAVSDGSVWVTALLIGITLPPVLPWWIPALAGALAILLGKQVYGGLGQNVFNPAMVGYVAVVLAFPQATGLWPAPDPGLTAAIPSGEALSYFLTGTLAPLADAMTHATPLDKLATDGLAALMDDDERMAGLVATGAWTWKGLALILGGAFLIARGTIDWRLPAGVIVGTALTAAIFQFTGGAPVSFHLLSGATLLVAIFIASDPVTAPADAAARWAYAIGIGIIAIIIREFGGHPDGFAFAILMLNAAAPLLDYIFRRMGER from the coding sequence TTGGCAACACAGACAACGCCCAGGATCATGGGAGAGGTCCTGTTGGCTTCGATACCAGCAGCCGCGGTAATGGTGTGGCTGTTCGGGGTCGGCATCCTGCTCAACACCGGTGCGGCTCTGCTAGCTGCGCTACTCGCCGAGGTCCTGGGCGCTCACGCCCGTGGCCAATCACCTCGCGTAGCAGTTAGCGATGGCAGTGTCTGGGTTACCGCCCTGCTCATCGGCATCACCCTACCCCCCGTGCTGCCCTGGTGGATACCGGCCCTGGCCGGGGCCCTCGCCATCCTGCTCGGTAAACAGGTCTACGGCGGGCTCGGCCAGAACGTCTTCAACCCCGCCATGGTGGGTTACGTCGCCGTGGTCCTCGCCTTCCCCCAGGCCACCGGCCTGTGGCCCGCCCCGGACCCGGGCCTCACCGCCGCCATCCCCAGCGGCGAGGCCCTGAGCTACTTTCTCACCGGCACCCTCGCCCCGCTGGCCGATGCCATGACCCACGCCACGCCGCTAGATAAGCTGGCTACCGACGGCTTGGCGGCCCTGATGGACGATGATGAGCGCATGGCCGGGTTGGTAGCTACCGGCGCCTGGACCTGGAAGGGCCTGGCACTGATTCTCGGCGGGGCATTTCTGATCGCCCGCGGCACTATCGATTGGCGGCTGCCCGCGGGCGTCATTGTCGGCACGGCATTGACCGCAGCAATCTTCCAATTCACCGGCGGCGCCCCGGTCAGCTTCCATCTTCTCTCCGGGGCAACCTTGTTAGTGGCGATCTTCATCGCCAGTGACCCGGTGACCGCCCCGGCGGATGCCGCCGCGCGCTGGGCCTATGCGATCGGCATCGGCATAATCGCCATAATAATCCGCGAGTTCGGCGGGCACCCTGATGGCTTCGCATTCGCCATACTGATGCTCAACGCCGCCGCCCCACTACTCGATTACATATTTCGCCGCATGGGGGAGAGATAA
- the rsxC gene encoding electron transport complex subunit RsxC, producing the protein MLNAVLTLTIIAGLCGIGLGMAGRRLAAQRDPVVERIDALLPQTQCGQCGYPGCRPYAEAVANQQAAINLCAPGGNSTAAAIADLLQVDPQPVDGDEQGPVVAFIDEQRCIGCTRCLPACPVDAIIGAPRQMHTVLSDECTGCKLCVTACPMDCITMQPVEPPLGSLIRPLPTPLTTRANPESRPGPLRHPDAEPRPGEVAVTPAKDLSRDAEIGSIPLPTQMILPLVDHRGLEMACSYGVGDRVLRGAVVTAAADAVPLHAPTSGEVIGIDKRAISHPANAKVKCLIIKADGEEHSAEPMPALNDPLEQPAGVILERIRQAGIRGMGGAAFPSALKLADAAECGVDTLVVNGVECDTYLTCDETLLRHHAAQIVTGARLAARACGASRILIAVKAGSRYAAAAARQAIAAEGGGIQVVTVDAHYPAGNERNIVYPATGRIVPAGARPTTVGVVIQNVSTLYAAYRAVVHGEPSLDRLVTVSGGSAAHPGNYWIRVGTPLRDVLAVAGEPQGRIMVGGGIMGIPITNREVPITHGMSGIILESPAESPLPEQPCIRCSKCTKVCPEGLRPHEMVSAIRAGVNVGEPAESIELDPLRCTGCASCDLVCPSSIPLAGALGHARDMTRARMAEREAAERAKRRNEAKKAREERQKREKEQARQRKRQAVASQNKSSNETTES; encoded by the coding sequence TTGCTAAACGCTGTCCTGACATTAACCATAATCGCTGGGCTGTGCGGTATAGGGCTGGGCATGGCCGGGCGCCGTCTCGCTGCCCAGCGCGATCCTGTGGTCGAGCGCATCGATGCCCTACTACCCCAGACGCAGTGCGGACAGTGTGGCTATCCAGGATGCCGGCCTTATGCTGAGGCGGTCGCCAACCAGCAGGCAGCCATAAACCTCTGCGCACCCGGCGGTAATAGCACCGCCGCCGCCATTGCCGACCTGCTCCAGGTCGACCCCCAGCCGGTCGATGGCGATGAACAAGGGCCTGTGGTCGCCTTTATTGATGAGCAGCGCTGTATCGGCTGCACGCGCTGCCTACCGGCCTGTCCGGTCGACGCCATCATCGGCGCACCACGGCAGATGCACACAGTGCTCAGCGATGAGTGCACGGGGTGTAAGCTATGCGTTACAGCCTGCCCTATGGACTGCATCACCATGCAGCCGGTTGAGCCGCCCCTGGGCAGCCTGATCCGCCCCCTGCCCACCCCTCTAACCACCCGCGCTAACCCCGAGTCGCGCCCCGGGCCACTGCGCCACCCTGATGCCGAGCCGCGCCCAGGGGAGGTTGCGGTGACCCCGGCAAAAGACCTCTCGCGCGACGCCGAAATAGGCTCAATCCCCCTACCTACGCAGATGATCCTGCCACTTGTCGATCATCGCGGCCTGGAGATGGCCTGCAGCTATGGCGTCGGCGATAGAGTACTCCGCGGCGCTGTGGTCACCGCCGCGGCCGATGCCGTACCGCTGCACGCCCCCACCTCGGGTGAAGTCATCGGCATCGACAAGCGGGCCATATCCCACCCGGCTAACGCTAAGGTCAAGTGCCTGATCATCAAAGCCGATGGTGAAGAGCATAGCGCCGAACCCATGCCGGCACTAAACGACCCGCTTGAACAACCTGCCGGGGTAATTCTCGAGCGCATTCGCCAAGCCGGCATCCGCGGCATGGGCGGGGCCGCCTTCCCATCGGCACTGAAACTCGCCGATGCCGCCGAATGCGGCGTCGATACCCTGGTAGTCAACGGTGTTGAGTGCGACACCTATCTAACCTGCGATGAAACCCTATTACGCCACCACGCCGCACAGATCGTAACCGGTGCCCGCCTTGCCGCCCGGGCCTGTGGCGCCAGTCGCATCCTCATAGCAGTCAAGGCCGGATCGCGCTATGCAGCAGCCGCGGCACGCCAGGCCATTGCCGCCGAGGGCGGCGGTATCCAGGTGGTCACCGTCGATGCCCACTACCCGGCCGGCAACGAGCGCAATATAGTCTATCCAGCCACCGGACGCATCGTTCCCGCCGGCGCCCGGCCGACAACGGTCGGCGTCGTAATCCAGAACGTCTCGACCCTGTACGCCGCCTACCGGGCAGTCGTCCACGGCGAACCGTCACTCGACCGGCTAGTAACGGTAAGCGGCGGATCCGCCGCTCATCCTGGCAACTACTGGATCAGGGTCGGCACCCCGCTGCGCGATGTCCTCGCCGTGGCCGGAGAGCCGCAGGGGCGGATCATGGTCGGCGGCGGCATCATGGGCATCCCCATAACCAACCGCGAGGTGCCCATAACGCATGGTATGAGCGGCATAATCCTCGAGTCACCGGCAGAGTCGCCCCTGCCTGAGCAGCCATGTATTCGCTGCTCCAAGTGCACCAAGGTCTGCCCAGAAGGTCTCCGGCCGCACGAGATGGTCAGCGCTATCCGCGCCGGGGTGAATGTCGGCGAACCGGCCGAATCAATAGAACTCGACCCGCTCCGCTGCACCGGCTGCGCCAGCTGTGACCTGGTCTGTCCGAGCTCGATACCGCTTGCCGGAGCCCTCGGCCATGCCCGGGATATGACCCGCGCCCGCATGGCCGAGCGCGAGGCTGCAGAGCGTGCCAAGCGCCGCAACGAAGCGAAAAAAGCTCGCGAGGAACGCCAAAAACGGGAGAAGGAGCAGGCTCGCCAACGTAAGCGCCAAGCTGTGGCTAGCCAGAATAAGAGCTCTAACGAGACAACGGAGAGTTAA
- a CDS encoding bifunctional nuclease family protein — translation MGFMGFAGLAHATEREMIGERDEMVEAEVSTLAVSEDAAPVPLVLLKGVDSEQVIPIFIGNNEAQAIHSALHGYQPPRPMTHDLFGAVLESMDGALKAVFIDGILDGAYIAILELSLPGRDEPVYIDSRASDAIALALRAEAKIFVSPQVIEAAEEHEEFEPLEKQPPIEQHQVDSNPMATYCLSSERPEIFC, via the coding sequence ATGGGCTTTATGGGCTTCGCCGGCCTCGCCCACGCCACCGAACGGGAAATGATCGGCGAGCGTGATGAGATGGTCGAGGCCGAAGTTTCAACCCTCGCCGTCAGCGAAGATGCCGCCCCGGTACCGCTAGTCCTGCTCAAGGGGGTCGACTCTGAGCAGGTGATCCCGATCTTTATAGGCAACAACGAAGCTCAAGCTATACACTCTGCTTTGCACGGCTATCAACCGCCACGGCCGATGACTCACGATCTGTTCGGGGCAGTGCTGGAGAGCATGGACGGTGCACTCAAGGCGGTCTTCATCGACGGCATACTCGACGGGGCTTACATAGCCATCTTGGAACTGTCGTTACCTGGGCGCGACGAGCCGGTGTATATCGACAGCCGCGCTAGTGACGCAATCGCCCTAGCGCTACGCGCCGAGGCCAAGATCTTCGTCTCGCCGCAGGTCATCGAGGCCGCTGAGGAGCACGAGGAGTTCGAGCCCCTTGAAAAGCAGCCGCCGATAGAACAACATCAGGTGGACAGCAACCCCATGGCGACATATTGCCTCAGCAGTGAGAGACCGGAGATATTTTGCTAA